A genomic region of Eucalyptus grandis isolate ANBG69807.140 chromosome 5, ASM1654582v1, whole genome shotgun sequence contains the following coding sequences:
- the LOC120293528 gene encoding WPP domain-associated protein-like isoform X2: MVSDSVIKGMVSAVEQEAEEKIGEKQLEIARLKETLRAYRTVEGRDKLSPIPLSLLNEGNTQQDPFLVISNPQKDRDGNSDFLSSCISEVKEQLAKLKKEVNYVKGGNRCRRINSGDELVGLGGILLEDVSERLIGVDSTFNGLQSTLDSFFSQLKDMVHISKTSLREMQQEWELRAEIEAIVTTDYIRSLHSEFERKLWDLNSCSHGCENHWSLKKIKEITAPLREELVVLSNLLSGDDNGHLISQVSLEDGEECLINKRTDHLNRKLSGNHLLSASPWEGSGKHDELIITRPENLDPAQLKHMGRDELISYFKTEMTKMKRFHESKIQEKTEEVFSLKREYMKDRGLSLTVRKDKEFEGLKRKIPEVLLKLDDILMESNTVPQSNGDAVSFGTMRERLEDLLTENHWLRGILSDKKKEVKCLLSQISNDAKQISSHSSAEAKLFEMIGNLSCKREDAQIEASISEVVYICVIKEMMAYIHHISGNLYAQKNIREDVHEIAHVAECSCQSEFENLNTESAILQGLDGMIFAEVLKDVKEKLCHSNDLYINEMKLRASLEWEAMERERSLESKISENEKLKQETTQLALLVEEKEKLAQETANKLSIQMKQCEIISQELDLLKAESSRQQILIAEMDKKSELMKGNLAQGLEQIKVYERELNNLNEKLSLAVEELSKANEERGLFLVANQEKENAVVLLRVKERENLKQLELMTGTVHELLKKVAGLEQSISEDIQRKNMRWCFFTLEPRPPCE; this comes from the exons ATGGTGAGCGATTCTGTTATCAAGGGTATGGTGAGTGCGGTGGAGCAGGAGGCCGAGGAGAAGATTGGGGAGAAGCAGCTGGAGATAGCCAGGCTGAAGGAAACGTTGCGTGCGTATCGTACAGTGGAGGGGAGGGATAAGCTTTCGCCTATTCCGTTGTCATTGTTGAATGAGGGGAATACCCAGCAAGACCCATTTTTAGTCATCTCAAATCCTCAGAAAGACCGTGATGGGAATTCGGATTTTCTGAGCAGCTGTATAAGCGAAGTGAAAGAGCAGCTAGCGAAACTCAAGAAAGAGGTAAACTACGTTAAAGGTGGAAATCGTTGTAGGAGGATTAATTCAGGTGATGAGTTGGTGGGGTTGGGTGGTATCTTGCTGGAGGACGTCTCTGAAAGATTGATCGGTGTGGACAGTACTTTCAATGGTCTCCAGAGTACACTAGATTCTTTCTTCAGCCAGCTGAAGGATATGGTTCACATATCTAAGACGTCACTTCGTGAGATGCAGCAGGAATGGGAACTAAGAGCAGAAATTGAGGCCATTGTGACAACTGACTACATCAGGAGCCTCCACAGTGAGTTTGAGAGGAAGCTTTGGGATCTTAATAGTTGTTCTCATGGGTGTGAAAACCACTGGTCgctgaagaagataaaagaaataacaGCTCCTCTACGTGAGGAACTGGTTGTGCTTTCTAATCTATTGTCCGGTGATGATAATGGACACCTAATTTCGCAAGTGTCCTTGGAGGATGGTGAAGAATGTTTGATTAATAAAAGAACTGATCACTTGAATCGGAAACTGTCAGGTAACCATTTGCTATCAGCTTCTCCCTGGGAGGGTAGTGGCAAGCATGATGAGCTGATAATCACTAGGCCAGAGAATTTGGACCCAGCTCAACTAAAACATATGGGAAGAGATGAATTGATAAGTTATTTCAAGACTGAgatgaccaaaatgaaaagattccATGAGTCCAAGATACAGGAGAAGACTGAAGAGGTTTTTAGTCTCAAGCGAGAATACATGAAGGACAGAGGACTTTCATTGACGGTCAGAAAGGACAAGGAATTTGAAGGATTGAAGAGAAAAATCCCTGAGGTGCTCTTGAAGTTGGATGACATTTTGATGGAAAGTAACACCGTACCTCAATCTAATGGTGATGCTGTAAGTTTTGGCACTATGAGGGAGAGGTTGGAAGATCTTCTGACTGAAAATCACTGGCTAAGAGGCATTCTTTCTGATAAGAAAAAAGAGGTAAAGTGTCTTCTCTCACAAATTTCTAATGATGCAAAGCAAATCTCTTCTCATTCTTCTGCTGAggcaaaattatttgaaatgattgGAAATCTCTCATGTAAACGGGAGGATGCACAAATTGAAGCTTCCATTTCTGAAGTGGTATACATATGTGTCATCAAGgagatgatggcatacattcaCCACATTTCTGGCAATTTGTATGCTCAGAAAAATATCAGGGAAGATGTTCATGAAATTGCTCATGTTGCTGAATGTTCATGCCAATCtgaatttgagaatttgaataCGGAGTCTGCTATATTGCAAGGGTTGGATGGAATGATATTTGCAGAAGTTTTGAAGGATGTCAAGGAGAAATTGTGTCACTCGAATGATTTGTATATTAACGAAATGAAGCTCAGAGCATCACTTGAATGGGAAGCaatggaaagagaaagatcACTGGAATCGAAAATTTCGGAGAATGAAAAGTTAAAGCAGGAGACAACGCAGTTGGCGTTGTTggtggaagaaaaggagaaattagCTCAGGAAACAGCTAATAAATTGTCTATACAGATGAAACAATGcgaaataatttctcaagaGCTTGACCTCTTGAAAGCGGAATCAAGTAGACAGCAAATCCTAATTGCAGAGATGGATAAAAAGTCAGAACTCATGAAAGGTAACCTTGCTCAAGGACTTGAGCAAATTAAAGTATATGAAAGGGAGTTGAACAATCTGAATGAGAAGTTAAGTTTAGCAGTCGAAGAGTTGAGTAAAGCTAATGAAGAGAGAGGGTTGTTTCTGGTGGCTAATCAAGAGAAGGAGAATGCTGTAGTGTTGCTTAGagttaaagaaagagagaacttGAAACAGCTTGAGTTAATGACTGGAACTGTCCATGAATTGCTGAAGAAAGTAGCTGGCTTGGAACAGAGTATATCGGAAGATATTCAGAGGAAAAACATGAG ATGGTGCTTTTTCACCCTTGAACCCAGACCTCCCTGTGAATGA
- the LOC120293528 gene encoding WPP domain-associated protein-like isoform X1 has product MVSDSVIKGMVSAVEQEAEEKIGEKQLEIARLKETLRAYRTVEGRDKLSPIPLSLLNEGNTQQDPFLVISNPQKDRDGNSDFLSSCISEVKEQLAKLKKEVNYVKGGNRCRRINSGDELVGLGGILLEDVSERLIGVDSTFNGLQSTLDSFFSQLKDMVHISKTSLREMQQEWELRAEIEAIVTTDYIRSLHSEFERKLWDLNSCSHGCENHWSLKKIKEITAPLREELVVLSNLLSGDDNGHLISQVSLEDGEECLINKRTDHLNRKLSGNHLLSASPWEGSGKHDELIITRPENLDPAQLKHMGRDELISYFKTEMTKMKRFHESKIQEKTEEVFSLKREYMKDRGLSLTVRKDKEFEGLKRKIPEVLLKLDDILMESNTVPQSNGDAVSFGTMRERLEDLLTENHWLRGILSDKKKEVKCLLSQISNDAKQISSHSSAEAKLFEMIGNLSCKREDAQIEASISEVVYICVIKEMMAYIHHISGNLYAQKNIREDVHEIAHVAECSCQSEFENLNTESAILQGLDGMIFAEVLKDVKEKLCHSNDLYINEMKLRASLEWEAMERERSLESKISENEKLKQETTQLALLVEEKEKLAQETANKLSIQMKQCEIISQELDLLKAESSRQQILIAEMDKKSELMKGNLAQGLEQIKVYERELNNLNEKLSLAVEELSKANEERGLFLVANQEKENAVVLLRVKERENLKQLELMTGTVHELLKKVAGLEQSISEDIQRKNMRLGTLGSQLSSFGQQAIALRRMGSIYEQRLERKCSDLQKAEAEVDLLGDQVDTLLNLLEKVYIGLDHYSPILQHYPGIMEVLKLVRRELTGNL; this is encoded by the exons ATGGTGAGCGATTCTGTTATCAAGGGTATGGTGAGTGCGGTGGAGCAGGAGGCCGAGGAGAAGATTGGGGAGAAGCAGCTGGAGATAGCCAGGCTGAAGGAAACGTTGCGTGCGTATCGTACAGTGGAGGGGAGGGATAAGCTTTCGCCTATTCCGTTGTCATTGTTGAATGAGGGGAATACCCAGCAAGACCCATTTTTAGTCATCTCAAATCCTCAGAAAGACCGTGATGGGAATTCGGATTTTCTGAGCAGCTGTATAAGCGAAGTGAAAGAGCAGCTAGCGAAACTCAAGAAAGAGGTAAACTACGTTAAAGGTGGAAATCGTTGTAGGAGGATTAATTCAGGTGATGAGTTGGTGGGGTTGGGTGGTATCTTGCTGGAGGACGTCTCTGAAAGATTGATCGGTGTGGACAGTACTTTCAATGGTCTCCAGAGTACACTAGATTCTTTCTTCAGCCAGCTGAAGGATATGGTTCACATATCTAAGACGTCACTTCGTGAGATGCAGCAGGAATGGGAACTAAGAGCAGAAATTGAGGCCATTGTGACAACTGACTACATCAGGAGCCTCCACAGTGAGTTTGAGAGGAAGCTTTGGGATCTTAATAGTTGTTCTCATGGGTGTGAAAACCACTGGTCgctgaagaagataaaagaaataacaGCTCCTCTACGTGAGGAACTGGTTGTGCTTTCTAATCTATTGTCCGGTGATGATAATGGACACCTAATTTCGCAAGTGTCCTTGGAGGATGGTGAAGAATGTTTGATTAATAAAAGAACTGATCACTTGAATCGGAAACTGTCAGGTAACCATTTGCTATCAGCTTCTCCCTGGGAGGGTAGTGGCAAGCATGATGAGCTGATAATCACTAGGCCAGAGAATTTGGACCCAGCTCAACTAAAACATATGGGAAGAGATGAATTGATAAGTTATTTCAAGACTGAgatgaccaaaatgaaaagattccATGAGTCCAAGATACAGGAGAAGACTGAAGAGGTTTTTAGTCTCAAGCGAGAATACATGAAGGACAGAGGACTTTCATTGACGGTCAGAAAGGACAAGGAATTTGAAGGATTGAAGAGAAAAATCCCTGAGGTGCTCTTGAAGTTGGATGACATTTTGATGGAAAGTAACACCGTACCTCAATCTAATGGTGATGCTGTAAGTTTTGGCACTATGAGGGAGAGGTTGGAAGATCTTCTGACTGAAAATCACTGGCTAAGAGGCATTCTTTCTGATAAGAAAAAAGAGGTAAAGTGTCTTCTCTCACAAATTTCTAATGATGCAAAGCAAATCTCTTCTCATTCTTCTGCTGAggcaaaattatttgaaatgattgGAAATCTCTCATGTAAACGGGAGGATGCACAAATTGAAGCTTCCATTTCTGAAGTGGTATACATATGTGTCATCAAGgagatgatggcatacattcaCCACATTTCTGGCAATTTGTATGCTCAGAAAAATATCAGGGAAGATGTTCATGAAATTGCTCATGTTGCTGAATGTTCATGCCAATCtgaatttgagaatttgaataCGGAGTCTGCTATATTGCAAGGGTTGGATGGAATGATATTTGCAGAAGTTTTGAAGGATGTCAAGGAGAAATTGTGTCACTCGAATGATTTGTATATTAACGAAATGAAGCTCAGAGCATCACTTGAATGGGAAGCaatggaaagagaaagatcACTGGAATCGAAAATTTCGGAGAATGAAAAGTTAAAGCAGGAGACAACGCAGTTGGCGTTGTTggtggaagaaaaggagaaattagCTCAGGAAACAGCTAATAAATTGTCTATACAGATGAAACAATGcgaaataatttctcaagaGCTTGACCTCTTGAAAGCGGAATCAAGTAGACAGCAAATCCTAATTGCAGAGATGGATAAAAAGTCAGAACTCATGAAAGGTAACCTTGCTCAAGGACTTGAGCAAATTAAAGTATATGAAAGGGAGTTGAACAATCTGAATGAGAAGTTAAGTTTAGCAGTCGAAGAGTTGAGTAAAGCTAATGAAGAGAGAGGGTTGTTTCTGGTGGCTAATCAAGAGAAGGAGAATGCTGTAGTGTTGCTTAGagttaaagaaagagagaacttGAAACAGCTTGAGTTAATGACTGGAACTGTCCATGAATTGCTGAAGAAAGTAGCTGGCTTGGAACAGAGTATATCGGAAGATATTCAGAGGAAAAACATGAG GTTGGGTACCTTGGGGTCCCAACTGAGTTCCTTTGGGCAGCaggctattgcacttagaagaATGGGATCTATCTATGAGCAGagacttgaaagaaaatgttcaGACCTTCAAAAAGCTGAAGCTGAG GTCGATCTCCTAGGAGACCAGGTGGATACACTTTTGAATCTCCTGGAGAAAGTTTATATTGGTTTGGATCACTACTCTCCAATCTTGCAACATTATCCTGGA ATTATGGAGGTCCTGAAGCTTGTAAGAAGAGAGTTGACGGGGAatctttaa
- the LOC120293827 gene encoding zinc finger CCCH domain-containing protein 48-like, whose translation MTMTMTISRSPPEGFPGSGCPPLTTARAVGLAAFGSRSRRLSFGLAIDSMAIKTARSTVGWQQNSAAHYKAPTSRRRVCTFWLAGKCNRNPCRFSHDASLPGNVYHRAAKQSSHMAEDCPGRKGPESSPGVSGIAFPSGSTKLYSGSKDGTARIWDCHTGQCDQVINLGGEVGCFTCEGPWVFVGLPHTVKAYNIQNGASYNISGPVGQVHALEVANDMLFAGAQDGTILVWKGGSEADPFQMALPLRGHTQGVVSLTVGRNRLYSGSIDQTIRVWDLHTLECVQELVGHTDVVMSLLCWDQYLISCSLDATIKIWGVATEGGSLEVGYTHHEDHGILALSGTIDTRGKPVLLCACLDNTVRLYELPSFTERGKIFSRREVRTLQTAPGGLFFTGDAAGTLTVWNWLDRPKSQKEQLPQPMEFKFRKEDNVIYATMQLGL comes from the exons atgacgatgacgatgacgatctCCCGCTCGCCGCCGGAGGGTTTTCCAGGAAGTGGTTGCCCGCCGCTGACGACGGCGAGGGCCGTCGGGCTTGCGGCGTTTGGTAGTCGTTCGCGGCGATT GTCGTTCGGTTTGGCGATTGATAGCATGGCTATTAAGACAGCAAGGAGTACTGTGGGTTGGCAACAAAATTCAGCTGCTCACTATAAAGCACCAACAAGCCGCAGAAGAGTTTGCACTTTCTGGTTAGCAGGGAAATGCAACCGGAATCCTTGTAGGTTTTCACACGATGCATCTCTTCCGGGCAATGTTTACCATCGAGCTGCAAAGCAGTCGAGTCATATGGCTGAGGATTGCCCTGGGAGGAAGGGCCCTGAATCTAGTCCA GGTGTTTCTGGGATAGCATTTCCTTCCGGATCTACTAAGCTCTACTCTGGAAGCAAAGACGGAACGGCTAGAATCTGGGACTGTCACACTGGTCAATGTGATCAGGTGATCAACCTTGGAGGAGAAGTTGGGTGTTTTACTTGTGAAGGTCCTTGGGTGTTTGTTGGCCTGCCTCATACTGTTAAG GCATATAATATCCAGAATGGTGCTAGCTACAATATCAGTGGACCAGTTGGACAGGTCCATGCTCTGGAAGTTGCTAATGACATGCTTTTTGCTGGAGCCCAG GATGGCACTATCTTGGTGTGGAAAGGAGGTAGTGAGGCTGATCCTTTTCAGATGGCTTTGCCTCTCAGGGGTCACACGCAGGGCGTGGTATCATTAACTGTTGGGCGCAACCGGTTGTATTCTGGTTCCATTGACCAGACCATAAGG GTGTGGGACTTGCACACTCTGGAGTGTGTTCAGGAACTTGTTGGACACACTGACGTGGTGATGTCACTTCTTTGCTGGGACCAGTACTTGATATCCTGTTCATTGGATGCGACAATTAAGATCTGGGGGGTTGCCACTGAAGGAGGCAGCTTGGAAGTTGGCTATACACATCATGAGGACCAT GGTATTCTTGCATTGTCTGGGACGATTGATACACGTGGTAAGCCGGTCCTTCTCTGTGCATGCCTTGACAACACCGTTCGGTTGTACGAGCTCCCATC GTTCACCGAAAGGGGCAAGATATTCTCAAGACGAGAAGTTAGGACTCTTCAAACGGCTCCTGGAGGCCTATTCTTCACCGGAGACGCTGCGGGGACACTGACCGTTTGGAACTGGTTGGATCGTCCAAAGAGCCAAAAAGAGCAGCTTCCTCAACCGAT GGAGTTCAAATTTCGCAAGGAAGACAATGTCATCTATGCTACGATGCAACTGGGATTGTGA